One region of Carya illinoinensis cultivar Pawnee chromosome 8, C.illinoinensisPawnee_v1, whole genome shotgun sequence genomic DNA includes:
- the LOC122317833 gene encoding basic leucine zipper and W2 domain-containing protein 2-like yields the protein MSSKEKPTLGGTRIKTRKRNIAAPLDPAAFSDAVVQIYLDNAGDLELVAKSIESSELNFSRYGDTFFEVVFIGGRTQPGTTKPDEGERHPYSIIDSEPKREAILPSVIYIQKILRRKPFLIKNLENVMRRFLQSLELFEENERKKLAIFTALAFSQKLSGLPPETVFQPLLKDNLVAKGLVLSFITDFFKEYLIDNNLDDLISILKRGKVEDNLLDFLPSAKRSPEGFSEHFTKEGLVALVEYNDKKIFEVKLKDMKSTLTTQLTEKADISEVIETAKQRVKDAKLPDTDIVRILWDVIMDAVQWSGKNQQQNANAALRQVKTWAKLLNTFCINGKLELELLYKVQMQCYEDTKLMKLFPEIVRSLYDQDVLAEDTILHWFRKGSNPKGRQTFVKALEPFVNWLEEAEEEE from the exons ATGAG CTCGAAGGAGAAGCCCACTCTTGG TGGTACGCGGATTAAGACCCGCAAACGGAACATCGCAGCGCCGCTGGACCCTGCAGCGTTTTCGGATGCAGTGGTCCAGATTTATTTGGATAATGCTGGTGATTTG GAACTTGTCGCTAAGAGTATTGAATCTTCAGAGCTTAACTTCTCAAGATACGGTGACACCTTTTTTGAG GTTGTTTTCATAGGGGGGCGCACACAACCTGGAACTACCAAACCTGATGAGGGGGAGCGTCATCCTTACTCTATAATAGATTCTGAGCCTAAACGTGAAGCCATCTTACCTTCTGTTATCTACATACAGAAAATTTTAAGGCGGAAGccatttctcataaaaaatctCGAAAATGTCATGCGAAGATTTCTGCAGTCCTTGGAGCTTTTCGAGGAAAATGAGAGGAAGAAGCTGGCAATTTTCACGGCACTTGCTTTCTCTCAGAAGCTATCAGGTCTTCCTCCGGAGACTGTGTTCCAGCCACTGCTCAAGGATAACCTTGTGGCAAAAGGGCTAGTTCTTTCTTTTATAACTGACTTCTTTAAGGAATACCTGATTGATAACAACCTCGATGATTTGATATCCATACTGAAGAGGGGTAAGGTCGAAGACAATCTTCTGGACTTTTTGCCATCTGCAAAACGATCTCCTGAGGGCTTCTCAGAGCATTTCAC CAAAGAAGGGCTGGTAGCTTTGGTTGAATACaatgataagaaaatatttgaagtgAAGCTTAAGGACATGAAATCTACTTTAACAACCCAGTTAACAGAGAAGGCGGATATATCTGAAGTCATCGAAACAGCAAAGCAGCGTGTTAAAGATGCTAAATTGCCAGACACTGATATTGTGAGGATTCTGTGGGATGTCATAATGGATGCCGTTCAGTGGTCTGGAAAGAACCAGCAACAAAATGCTAATGCAGCTCTACGCCAG GTGAAAACATGGGCAAAACTATTGAATACTTTCTGCATAAATGGGAAACTTGAGCTGGAACTCCTATACAAAGTTCAGATGCAATGCTATGAGGATACTAAGCTCATGAAGCTGTTCCCTGAGATTGTGAGGTCTCTCTATGACCAGGATGTGCTTGCAGAAGACACCATTCTGCACTGGTTCCGTAAAGGATCAAACCCAAAGGGCAG ACAAACATTTGTGAAGGCCCTGGAACCCTTTGTGAATTGGCTGGAGGAGGCCGAAGAAGAGGAATAG